A stretch of Flavobacterium sp. N2270 DNA encodes these proteins:
- a CDS encoding HAD family hydrolase, translating to MKNAKIIAFDADDTLWHNEPYFDEAQARFCKLFQDFASSQEILGLILNHQVKNLPIYGFGIKAFTLSMIETALKITDNNISGKGIEQIITIGKDLLQKPVELMPNVENVLQELHGNYKLVMATKGDLKDQHRKLHDSGIGHYFHHIEVLSDKTELDYEKMLGRLDIKAEDFLMIGNSLKSDVLPIINLGGYGIHVPYVTTWEYEKIDFEIEHENFIALNNIEEVLNILK from the coding sequence ATGAAAAACGCGAAAATTATTGCTTTCGACGCAGACGACACACTTTGGCACAACGAACCTTATTTCGATGAAGCGCAAGCACGTTTTTGCAAACTGTTTCAAGATTTTGCTTCTAGTCAAGAAATTTTAGGGCTAATTTTAAATCACCAAGTAAAAAACTTACCTATTTATGGTTTTGGAATTAAAGCCTTTACGCTTTCTATGATTGAAACGGCTTTAAAAATTACCGATAATAATATTTCAGGCAAAGGAATTGAACAAATCATTACCATTGGTAAAGATTTATTGCAGAAACCTGTAGAATTAATGCCTAATGTAGAAAATGTATTGCAAGAACTTCACGGAAATTATAAATTGGTAATGGCTACAAAAGGCGATTTGAAAGATCAACACAGAAAGTTACACGATTCTGGAATTGGCCATTATTTTCATCACATTGAAGTGTTAAGCGACAAAACCGAATTAGATTACGAAAAGATGTTGGGTCGCTTAGACATTAAAGCAGAAGATTTTTTAATGATAGGGAATTCTCTAAAGTCAGATGTTTTACCAATCATAAATTTAGGTGGATACGGAATTCACGTTCCGTATGTAACTACTTGGGAATATGAAAAAATAGACTTTGAAATAGAACATGAAAATTTCATAGCCTTGAATAATATTGAAGAAGTTTTAAATATTTTAAAATAA
- a CDS encoding single-stranded DNA-binding protein produces MKNRVQLIGHVGQEPEVKNLEGGKKLANISIATNEVYYKDNGDKVEKTEWHRVTAWGKTAEIIEKYVTKGKELAIEGKLTTRSYDDKEGVKRYITEIVANEVLLLGK; encoded by the coding sequence ATGAAAAACAGAGTACAATTAATCGGACACGTAGGACAAGAACCAGAAGTTAAAAACTTAGAAGGAGGAAAAAAATTAGCAAACATTTCTATTGCTACAAATGAAGTCTATTATAAAGACAACGGTGATAAAGTAGAAAAAACAGAATGGCACCGCGTAACAGCTTGGGGAAAAACAGCTGAAATTATTGAAAAGTACGTTACTAAAGGTAAGGAGCTTGCAATTGAAGGTAAGCTAACTACAAGAAGTTATGACGACAAAGAAGGTGTTAAGCGCTACATAACTGAAATTGTTGCCAATGAAGTTTTGCTATTAGGAAAGTAA